Proteins from one Syngnathus scovelli strain Florida chromosome 9, RoL_Ssco_1.2, whole genome shotgun sequence genomic window:
- the pomgnt2 gene encoding protein O-linked-mannose beta-1,4-N-acetylglucosaminyltransferase 2 isoform X1: MHAQAVGCKMSLGLLFNGLLVSVVAALLWEYSRLREHAIVLEEELHMTQSSEELTHAQMDYHLALQALGEDGTRMVCTSKMHTDRICRFDYLCYCTEGDEFVFFHSNASIMLPNLGFRRFQPALLDMSSVEDHNTQYFNFLELPTAALKFLPKPVFVPDVTFIFNRFNPDNLMHVFHDDLLPAFYTMKLYSDLDERARLMFMEGWGEGPHFDLYRLLSNKQPLLKEKLKDFGKLICFTKSYVGLSKMTTWYQYGFVQPQGPKANILVSGNEIRQFSKAFMLKMNITRMEEAHSGHPGDESDTEEYIVVFSRLTTRLMLNEAELIVALAQEFRMKVFKVSLEEQSFASIVRVISGASVLVSMHGAQLITSLFLPRGAAVLELFPFAINPEQYAPYKTLATLPGMDLHYFSWRNSKKENTVTHPDRPREQGGIAHLEKEERQRILASSEVQRHLCCDNPEWLFRIYQDTLIDIPSLLDVVRKAVKTMRNFNKSKPASKIHPGRVREAHCQTSVQATDKAQLVISWKSPWNLKYLKVKDVKYEVWIQEQGENTYMPYIIQGQNYTFSENIKPFITYLVWVRCIFNNNLLGPFQDVLVCRT, from the coding sequence ATGCACGCTCAGGCGGTCGGCTGCAAAATGAGTTTGGGTTTGCTTTTTAACGGGCTGCTCGTCTCTGTGGTCGCAGCTTTACTTTGGGAGTACTCCAGGTTAAGAGAACATGCTATCGTGCTAGAGGAAGAGTTGCACATGACGCAGAGCTCCGAAGAATTGACGCACGCTCAAATGGACTATCATCTGGCGCTGCAGGCGCTCGGTGAAGACGGTACCCGCAtggtgtgcaccagtaaaatgcACACGGATCGCATCTGCCGCTTTGATTACCTGTGCTATTGTACCGAGGGAGATGAATTTGTATTCTTTCATTCAAACGCCTCCATCATGTTGCCAAACTTGGGTTTCAGACGATTCCAACCCGCTCTGCTTGACATGTCCTCAGTGGAAGATCACAATACCCAGTATTTCAACTTTTTAGAGCTTCCCACTGCCGCTTTGAAGTTCTTGCCCAAGCCCGTGTTTGTGCCAGATGTTACGTTTATTTTTAACCGCTTCAATCCAGACAACCTCATGCATGTCTTTCACGACGATCTGCTGCCAGCCTTCTACACGATGAAACTTTACTCCGACCTGGATGAGAGGGCGCGCTTGATGTTCATGGAGGGTTGGGGTGAAGGGCCCCACTTTGACCTCTACAGACTTTTGAGCAACAAGCAGCCACTTCTCAAAGAAAAGCTGAAAGACTTTGGAAAGCTCATTTGTTTCACCAAGTCCTACGTGGGTTTGTCCAAGATGACAACTTGGTATCAATACGGTTTTGTTCAGCCGCAAGGGCCCAAAGCTAACATTCTGGTCTCGGGAAACGAGATTCGGCAGTTTTCCAAAGCGTTCATGCTTAAAATGAACATCACGAGAATGGAAGAGGCCCATTCCGGTCATCCTGGAGATGAGAGCGATACGGAGGAATACATAGTGGTCTTCAGCCGCTTAACAACGAGGCTAATGCTGAACGAAGCCGAGCTGATCGTGGCGCTGGCGCAGGAATTCCGGATGAAAGTCTTTAAAGTTTCTCTGGAGGAGCAGTCTTTCGCCAGCATTGTCCGGGTCATCAGCGGCGCTTCGGTGCTGGTGAGCATGCACGGAGCCCAGCTCATCACCTCGCTTTTTCTCCCGAGAGGAGCCGCTGTGCTGGAACTCTTCCCCTTTGCTATAAATCCAGAGCAGTATGCTCCGTACAAAACCCTGGCCACGCTTCCGGGCATGGATCTCCATTATTTTTCATGGAGGAACAGCAAAAAGGAGAACACCGTTACCCATCCAGACAGACCTCGGGAACAAGGCGGCATCGCTCACTTAGAGAAGGAAGAGCGGCAGCGAATCTTGGCCAGCAGCGAAGTCCAAAGGCACTTGTGTTGCGACAACCCAGAGTGGCTCTTTCGAATCTACCAAGATACTCTGATCGATATCCCTTCGCTCCTCGACGTTGTCAGGAAGGCGGTGAAGACGATGCGAAACTTCAACAAGTCCAAACCTGCCAGCAAGATTCATCCGGGCAGGGTCCGGGAAGCCCACTGTCAAACCTCAGTCCAAGCCACTGACAAGGCGCAACTTGTCATCTCTTGGAAGAGCCCGTGGAATCTGAAATATCTCAAAGTGAAAGACGTTAAGTATGAGGTGTGGATTCAAGAGCAAGGAGAAAATACCTACATGCCTTATATCATCCAAGGGCAAAACTATACATTTTCTGAAAATATTAAGCCTTTTATCACCTACCTGGTATGGGTCAGGTGTATCTTCAACAACAACCTCCTGGGTCCCTTTCAGGATGTTCTCGTGTGTAGAACTTAA
- the pomgnt2 gene encoding protein O-linked-mannose beta-1,4-N-acetylglucosaminyltransferase 2 isoform X2 — protein MASKRKVGYKCRIATVLFLLLASIAGLITVAVIQSNWSSKEYGTEYGIVIDSGSSRSNIYLYEWPGEKENETGVVTEKLNCKVHGVPISDLKIDPKKDAETWEGFKACMNNVSAAIPVKKHKTTPLFLGATAGMRLLLEKDVKRASQVLDSLKVYLQSLPFDFQNASVITGQEEGLYGWITVNYLMGNFLEKNLWNTYVRPQTSKTVGSMDLGGASTQIAFAVNEALIGPDYMHVKLYGYPYNVYSHSFLCYGKNEAEKMVLDKVIQESSDPAYVNNPCYPTGVNVTLKASLIYDSECTKKGKNDNSDRQYYIMVGSGDSEQCERVTKSIFDFTNCSSAHCSFNGVEQPPVTGEFMAYAGYFYVARALLMNTTTDTITPSEYDEFNNAIIRLCDTPWSELKMQKEWVSPNYLRTYCFASHYIFTLLTNGYKFDSNTWKDIDFRKEVKNTNVGWSLGYMLSRSNMIPSELNEVLPLTDPVFAALIFLFSALTIITVILIFIILIRTCY, from the exons ATGGCTTCAAAGCGAAAAGTGGGCTACAAGTGTCGCATAGCCACagttctcttcctcctcctggcCAGCATCGCCGGGCTCATAACTGTTGCCGTCATCCAGAGCAATTGGAGCTCCAAAGAGTATGGCACAGAG TACGGCATAGTGATTGACTCTGGATCGTCTCGCTCCAACATCTATTTGTACGAGTGGCCGGGGGAGAAGGAGAATGAAACGGGAGTGGTGACGGAGAAATTGAACTGTAAAGTACATG GTGTTCCAatctctgatttgaaaattgaCCCGAAGAAAGATGCAGAAACATGGGAAGGCTTCAAAGCTTGCATGAATAATGTCTCTGCAGCCATTCCTGTTAAAAAGCACAAAACAACCCCTCTGTTCTTGGGAGCTACTGCTGGAATGAGATTGTTACT AGAGAAGGATGTGAAGCGGGCTAGCCAAGTCCTGGATAGTCTGAAAGTATATCTCCAATCTCTGCCCTTTGACTTCCAAAATGCATCGGTCATTACTGGTCAGGAGGAAGGACTGTATGGGTGGATTACTGTCAACTATTTGATGGGAAACTTTCTTGAG AAAAACCTATGGAACACCTATGTTCGTCCACAGACGTCAAAGACTGTGGGCTCAATGGATCTGGGCGGTGCGTCGACACAAATCGCCTTTGCGGTTAACGAAGCGCTGATCGGCCCGGACTACATGCACGTCAAGTTGTACGGCTACCCTTACAATGTCTATAGTCACAGTTTCCTCTGCTATGGCAAGAATGAAGCTGAGAAGATGGTTTTGGACAAAGTCATTCAG GAATCGTCGGACCCTGCCTACGTTAACAATCCCTGCTACCCCACTGGCGTGAATGTAACCTTGAAGGCCTCGCTCATTTATGACTCCGAGTGCACAAAGAAAGGAAAGAATGACAATTCAGATCGACAATACTACATTATGGTGGGATCTGGCGACTCGGAGCAATGTGAGAGGGTAACAAAATCCATATTTGATTTCACCAATTGTTCCTCGGCTCACTGTTCCTTCAATGGGGTCGAGCAGCCGCCTGTCACTGGGGAATTTATG GCATATGCGGGCTATTTCTATGTCGCTAGAGCCTTGTTGATGAACACAACAACGGACACCATCACACCATCAGAGTATGATGAATTCAACAACGCAATTATCAGGTTATGTGACACACCTTGGAGTGAG TTgaagatgcaaaaggaatgggtcAGTCCCAATTACCTTCGCACCTATTGCTTTGCAAGTCATTACATCTTCACTCTGCTGACCAACGGCTACAAATTTGACTCCAACACGTGGAAAGACATTGACTTTCGAAAAGAG GTGAAGAACACCAATGTAGGTTGGAGTTTGGGCTACATGCTCAGTCGCTCCAATATGATCCCGTCTGAGCTGAATGAAGTCCTACCGTTGACTGATCCTGTCTTTGCCGCTcttatctttttattttcagCTCTGACCATTATTACTGTCATCTTGATTTTCATCATTCTTATTCGCACATGCTACTAA